A genomic window from Luteolibacter sp. LG18 includes:
- a CDS encoding response regulator transcription factor, translating to MNDTSTTVTQVWILEDHQVFAKHVRRLLAGEPDIDCPHHFSHPDELFEKLRFTTERPDVLLLDLGLPGRDGLQVLDEIRQVLPELKVLILSAFDDRERVYRAICNGASGYLLKTADPDEILGGIRDVVHGASALSAPIANMILQGFARYGPVQKIEPLTTREEEVLRLLVKGFIKKEIADNLDISQHTVDMHLRSVYRKLHVRTQTEAVSKALRQGLV from the coding sequence ATGAACGATACTTCCACCACCGTGACCCAAGTCTGGATTCTCGAAGATCATCAAGTGTTCGCCAAGCATGTCCGCCGCTTGCTTGCGGGCGAGCCTGACATCGATTGCCCGCACCATTTCTCCCACCCGGATGAGCTGTTCGAAAAACTCCGTTTCACCACGGAGCGCCCGGATGTGCTCCTGCTCGACCTCGGCCTGCCGGGCCGGGACGGGCTCCAGGTGCTGGATGAAATCCGCCAGGTGCTGCCCGAGCTGAAGGTGTTGATCCTGTCCGCCTTCGACGACCGTGAACGCGTCTACCGCGCCATCTGCAACGGTGCCTCCGGCTATCTCCTGAAGACGGCCGATCCGGATGAAATCCTCGGCGGCATCCGCGATGTGGTCCACGGGGCCTCCGCGCTCAGCGCACCGATCGCCAACATGATCCTCCAAGGCTTCGCCCGCTACGGCCCGGTCCAGAAGATCGAGCCCCTCACCACCCGTGAGGAGGAAGTCCTGCGTCTGCTGGTGAAGGGTTTCATCAAGAAGGAGATCGCCGACAACCTTGACATCTCCCAGCACACCGTGGACATGCACCTGCGCTCCGTTTACCGGAAGCTGCACGTCCGCACCCAGACCGAAGCCGTCTCGAAGGCCCTGCGCCAAGGCTTGGTCTGA
- a CDS encoding DUF4350 domain-containing protein, whose product MALCGKAVRVILRNLILLLAMAVALTTCTPAKYHEEERGYKGAAEIDPWLGAERFLGSYGHEVSLITSWHPPEPDEAVWFVPAHVIANETFARQLDNWMRNGGHLVCLVDYSTAASDWDLYSNAHIDPAFEKLLGWHGFSIESDSSWIPPSPKSPVKPPVSVQFRGKKYETGADSGWNVSVLNATSGEFATAVVGQGRMTVVCDARLFRNRWIDEKQHAELLKALTDAAPARGSIVFVRAATLSLWKLLWDRAWAVVLGGAIVLAFWLWKNLPRFGPLEAAEAPSPMRGYDHHLEALGDFQWRLDKAATMLGPIREEIIEKAHRLLVRIGRQDADIFQVLAERAGISRERAHRSLAEPAPADAAVFTRTVADLQAIRRALD is encoded by the coding sequence ATGGCCCTATGTGGAAAGGCGGTCCGCGTGATCCTGCGGAACCTGATCCTGCTGCTGGCTATGGCGGTCGCTCTCACCACCTGCACGCCCGCGAAGTATCATGAAGAGGAGCGCGGCTACAAGGGCGCGGCCGAGATCGATCCCTGGCTGGGCGCGGAGCGCTTCCTCGGAAGCTACGGCCATGAGGTGTCCCTGATCACCTCATGGCATCCGCCCGAACCCGATGAAGCCGTCTGGTTTGTGCCGGCGCATGTCATCGCCAATGAAACCTTCGCCCGCCAACTGGACAACTGGATGCGGAACGGCGGCCACCTCGTGTGTCTGGTCGACTACTCCACTGCCGCCAGCGATTGGGATCTCTACTCGAATGCCCACATCGATCCCGCGTTTGAGAAACTGCTGGGCTGGCACGGGTTCTCGATCGAGTCGGATTCGTCGTGGATTCCGCCCTCTCCGAAGTCCCCGGTGAAGCCGCCCGTTTCGGTCCAGTTTCGTGGCAAAAAGTACGAAACCGGAGCCGATTCCGGCTGGAACGTCTCGGTGCTGAATGCCACCTCCGGTGAGTTCGCCACCGCGGTCGTGGGCCAGGGGCGGATGACGGTGGTCTGCGACGCGCGTTTGTTCCGAAATCGCTGGATTGACGAGAAGCAGCACGCCGAGCTGCTCAAGGCGCTTACCGATGCGGCTCCGGCGCGGGGCAGTATCGTTTTCGTCCGCGCGGCCACCCTCTCGCTGTGGAAGCTGCTTTGGGACCGGGCCTGGGCGGTCGTGCTCGGCGGTGCGATCGTGCTCGCCTTCTGGCTCTGGAAGAACCTGCCGCGCTTCGGCCCGCTCGAAGCTGCCGAGGCGCCTTCGCCCATGCGCGGCTACGATCACCACCTCGAGGCCCTCGGTGACTTCCAGTGGCGTCTCGACAAGGCGGCCACCATGCTCGGTCCGATCCGCGAGGAGATCATCGAAAAGGCTCATCGCCTCCTCGTCCGCATCGGACGCCAGGACGCGGACATTTTCCAGGTGCTGGCCGAGCGCGCCGGCATCAGCCGCGAGCGCGCCCATCGCTCGCTTGCGGAGCCGGCCCCGGCCGATGCCGCCGTTTTCACCCGCACCGTCGCCGATCTCCAAGCCATCCGCCGGGCTCTCGATTGA
- a CDS encoding arsenate reductase ArsC: MTTPPTILVLCTGNSCRSHLAEGILRRALGDRYRVASAGSKPAGYVHPLAIRALDEIGIDISGHRSKHLEEFLHEPIETVITVCGNADQACPMFPGQANRHHFPFDDPAHATGTEDEQMAVFRRVRDEIRAVFGAYAAGRLDEGKI, translated from the coding sequence ATGACCACCCCTCCCACCATCCTCGTCCTCTGCACCGGCAACAGTTGCCGTTCCCACCTCGCCGAAGGCATCCTGCGTCGCGCGCTGGGCGACCGCTACCGTGTGGCCAGCGCGGGCTCCAAGCCCGCCGGCTACGTGCATCCGCTGGCGATCCGCGCGCTGGACGAAATCGGCATCGATATCTCCGGCCACCGCTCGAAGCACCTCGAGGAATTCCTCCACGAGCCCATTGAAACCGTGATCACGGTGTGCGGGAATGCCGACCAAGCCTGTCCGATGTTCCCCGGGCAGGCAAACCGCCACCACTTCCCCTTCGACGATCCGGCCCACGCAACGGGCACCGAGGACGAGCAAATGGCGGTATTCCGACGGGTGCGGGATGAGATCCGCGCGGTCTTCGGCGCCTACGCTGCCGGACGGTTGGATGAAGGGAAAATTTGA
- a CDS encoding MoxR family ATPase — MSDEAYPAAPQPAGPPPLITAIRSEIARVILGQDTVIDQVIAALLAGGHVLLEGKPGLGKTALVSALARTFGGHSGRIQFTPDLMPSDVTGFRLFDMRSQTFQLRQGPVFTNLLLADEINRAPAKTQAALLEVMQERQVTIDGETLSLSPPFMTLATQNPVEHEGTYPLPEAQLDRFLMKVVIDYPREMDEREIVARAASESPGTNAPIQIVCRPEDIVAAQAATASIQAVPEVVGYAVALARATRDARQVALGAGTRGAIALVRVAKAYAAMQGRGFVIPDDIKSAALPVLRHRVQLTPEVAISGQEVDEVLRGIIDAVPAPRS; from the coding sequence ATGTCAGACGAAGCCTATCCCGCCGCTCCGCAACCCGCCGGACCGCCTCCGCTCATCACGGCCATCCGTTCCGAGATCGCCCGTGTGATCCTCGGCCAGGACACGGTGATCGATCAGGTCATCGCCGCGCTGCTCGCCGGTGGGCACGTGCTGTTGGAAGGAAAGCCCGGCCTTGGGAAGACCGCCCTGGTGTCCGCGCTCGCGCGCACCTTCGGCGGGCATTCCGGCCGAATCCAGTTCACGCCCGACCTGATGCCATCGGATGTCACCGGCTTCCGGCTCTTCGACATGCGCAGCCAGACTTTCCAGCTCCGGCAGGGCCCGGTCTTCACGAACCTGCTGCTGGCCGATGAAATCAACCGCGCCCCAGCCAAGACCCAGGCCGCCCTGCTGGAGGTGATGCAGGAGCGCCAGGTCACCATCGATGGTGAGACGCTCTCCCTCTCTCCGCCTTTCATGACCCTCGCCACCCAGAACCCGGTGGAGCACGAGGGCACCTATCCGCTGCCCGAAGCCCAGCTCGACCGCTTCCTGATGAAGGTGGTCATCGATTACCCGCGTGAGATGGACGAACGCGAGATCGTCGCCCGTGCCGCATCCGAGAGCCCTGGCACCAATGCGCCAATCCAGATCGTGTGCCGCCCGGAGGACATTGTCGCCGCCCAAGCTGCCACCGCCTCCATCCAGGCCGTTCCGGAGGTCGTCGGCTATGCCGTGGCCCTCGCCCGTGCCACCCGTGACGCCCGGCAGGTGGCTTTGGGGGCGGGCACCCGTGGAGCCATCGCCCTCGTCCGCGTGGCGAAGGCCTACGCCGCCATGCAGGGGCGCGGCTTCGTCATCCCGGATGACATCAAATCCGCCGCCCTGCCGGTGCTCCGCCACCGCGTCCAGCTCACTCCGGAAGTCGCGATCAGCGGCCAGGAAGTTGACGAGGTCCTGCGCGGCATCATCGACGCCGTTCCCGCCCCGCGTTCCTGA
- a CDS encoding stage II sporulation protein M, with product MTSGEFENRNAARWAEYERLVDAMERGQEIGGVERLPQRFRELCLDHSLVQARMYGIRLGERLNALVIRGYKLIYRSRRHGWESVVRMAAVTFPATVRKEWRLFWLCSAVFWIPFLLLVWVAKHDLTWIQSILGSQGMAQMEEMYGGDSPLAKGRPGMGSDFMMFCFYIQHNIGIDFSIFAGGILAGLGTLFYLFFNGLHIGAAAGYCNAVCNPQAFWSFVAGHSSFELTGMVISGMAGMRMGLAILWPGRLPRVRALVEATKKAMPLIYGAAVMTACAAVLEGFWSAQPLTWLPGSAYAWKYSVGAVLWLLHIVYFLFAGRRAGDAA from the coding sequence ATGACCTCGGGCGAATTCGAAAACCGCAATGCCGCCCGCTGGGCGGAATACGAGCGACTGGTCGATGCCATGGAGCGCGGCCAGGAGATCGGCGGCGTGGAACGTCTGCCGCAGAGGTTCCGCGAGTTGTGTCTCGATCACTCGCTGGTCCAGGCGCGCATGTATGGCATCCGCCTTGGCGAGCGCCTCAACGCGCTGGTGATCCGCGGCTACAAGCTGATCTACCGCTCCCGCCGCCATGGCTGGGAGTCCGTCGTGCGCATGGCCGCCGTGACCTTCCCCGCCACCGTGCGGAAGGAGTGGCGCTTGTTCTGGCTGTGCAGCGCGGTGTTCTGGATTCCCTTTCTCCTGCTGGTGTGGGTGGCGAAGCATGACCTCACGTGGATCCAGTCGATCCTCGGCAGCCAGGGCATGGCCCAGATGGAGGAGATGTATGGTGGCGATAGCCCGCTCGCCAAAGGCCGGCCGGGCATGGGCTCGGATTTCATGATGTTCTGCTTCTACATCCAGCACAACATCGGCATCGATTTCAGCATTTTCGCCGGTGGTATCCTCGCCGGTCTTGGCACCTTGTTTTATCTCTTCTTCAACGGCCTGCACATCGGAGCCGCGGCTGGATACTGCAATGCCGTGTGCAATCCCCAGGCGTTCTGGTCGTTCGTGGCGGGCCATTCCTCGTTCGAGCTCACCGGCATGGTGATCTCCGGAATGGCGGGCATGCGCATGGGCCTCGCCATTCTCTGGCCCGGTCGCTTGCCCCGGGTGCGCGCCCTGGTGGAGGCGACCAAGAAGGCCATGCCACTGATCTACGGAGCCGCGGTGATGACCGCCTGCGCCGCGGTGCTGGAAGGCTTCTGGTCCGCCCAGCCCCTGACCTGGCTGCCGGGCTCGGCATATGCGTGGAAATACAGCGTCGGCGCGGTGCTGTGGCTGCTGCACATCGTGTATTTCCTTTTCGCGGGAAGGAGGGCGGGGGATGCGGCTTGA
- a CDS encoding DUF58 domain-containing protein, which translates to MRPTSTTTWLIFVWGLTGLLVSWFPVVAWPWASIGGVIALVLLVDALRLRSRPPVEIARRLPGRFALGEPGEVRLTLRNSLRKEQHLEIFDGIPTSAMAPTMPWAGVVPGGREMRVLHPVTVGVRGEVVFGPIQMLVRSDWGYWKRLHRVGDAEPVRVYPNYEPVVRLALLGMQNRENPMGIVRRSRPGSSREFQQLRDYREGDSLAQVDWKATSRKQALISRAYQEQRNQSVVFLVDTGRRMRAMDGDLPQFDHCLNAMLLVAHVALRQGDHVGVQSFGGTQRWLPPLKGLHAMPVLLNHLYDYQTTPEPSDFAGAVEALMTHQRRRSLVVVLTNLRGEDGKELVPALQVLSSRHLVLLASLRERTVDEAKELPVASFGDALRFAAADRYLAERREVLAELGARGILTLDTTAQELAISLANRYLDIKAAARL; encoded by the coding sequence ATGCGTCCCACTTCCACCACCACCTGGCTCATCTTCGTCTGGGGGCTCACCGGACTGCTGGTGTCGTGGTTTCCCGTGGTCGCGTGGCCGTGGGCTTCGATCGGCGGGGTGATCGCGCTGGTGCTGCTCGTGGATGCCCTGCGTCTCCGGTCGCGTCCGCCCGTGGAGATCGCCAGGCGGTTGCCGGGCCGCTTCGCGTTGGGGGAGCCGGGGGAGGTGAGACTGACCCTCCGGAATTCGCTCCGGAAGGAACAGCATCTGGAGATCTTCGATGGCATCCCGACCTCCGCCATGGCTCCCACCATGCCGTGGGCTGGAGTGGTGCCCGGGGGGCGGGAGATGCGGGTCCTCCATCCCGTGACCGTCGGGGTGCGTGGCGAGGTGGTTTTCGGCCCGATCCAGATGCTGGTCCGCTCCGATTGGGGCTACTGGAAGCGCCTCCATCGGGTGGGTGACGCCGAGCCGGTGAGGGTCTATCCGAACTACGAACCCGTGGTCCGGTTGGCGCTGCTCGGCATGCAGAACCGCGAGAACCCGATGGGCATCGTCCGCCGCTCGCGCCCTGGATCGAGCCGTGAATTTCAACAGCTCCGCGACTACCGCGAGGGCGATTCCCTCGCCCAGGTCGATTGGAAGGCGACCTCGCGGAAACAGGCACTCATCAGCCGGGCCTATCAGGAGCAGCGTAACCAATCCGTGGTCTTCCTCGTGGATACCGGCCGCCGCATGCGCGCCATGGATGGCGATCTCCCGCAGTTCGATCACTGCCTGAATGCCATGCTGCTGGTGGCGCACGTGGCGCTTCGTCAGGGCGATCATGTCGGCGTCCAGTCCTTCGGTGGCACCCAGCGCTGGCTGCCGCCGCTCAAGGGGCTGCATGCCATGCCGGTGCTGCTGAACCACCTCTACGATTACCAGACCACCCCCGAGCCCAGCGATTTCGCCGGCGCGGTGGAGGCCCTGATGACCCACCAGCGGCGTCGTTCGCTGGTGGTGGTGCTCACCAACCTCCGCGGTGAGGATGGCAAGGAGCTGGTCCCGGCCCTTCAGGTGCTTTCGTCCAGACATCTTGTCCTGCTCGCCAGCCTGCGCGAACGCACGGTGGACGAGGCCAAGGAGCTGCCCGTGGCTTCCTTTGGAGATGCGCTGCGCTTCGCGGCGGCCGACCGCTATCTGGCGGAGCGCCGCGAGGTTCTCGCCGAGTTGGGCGCGCGCGGGATTCTCACTCTTGACACCACCGCCCAAGAGCTCGCCATTTCCCTGGCGAACCGCTACCTCGACATCAAGGCGGCGGCCCGTTTGTAA
- a CDS encoding RDD family protein: protein MEVTEERLDTLQSVELAEGVEIRLRIAGPFLRAGAFFVDLLIQVGCVVVVAIVLGIAGMAIGGSVAGGLWLLFWFVLQWWYPVIFEAGKRGATPGKRAMGLRVVQTSGAPITVGQAIIRNFLRFVDCIPAPFPGVPFVTYGFGLASCLATKRFQRLGDLAAGTVVVYDRIPPEPVVAAPPPMASVRPPVLLTADEVRALAIFRDRAGLWSEARRIEIADHASELSGGKGPLGVGRLMAMAHWLQEKRDQR from the coding sequence ATGGAAGTGACGGAGGAGAGACTCGATACCCTGCAATCGGTGGAACTGGCCGAGGGGGTGGAGATACGTCTTCGCATTGCCGGGCCGTTCCTGCGTGCCGGGGCCTTCTTCGTCGATCTCCTCATCCAGGTCGGATGTGTCGTCGTGGTCGCGATCGTGCTCGGCATCGCCGGCATGGCGATCGGTGGTAGTGTGGCCGGTGGGCTTTGGCTCCTGTTCTGGTTCGTGCTCCAGTGGTGGTATCCGGTGATTTTCGAGGCCGGGAAACGCGGTGCCACCCCGGGCAAACGGGCGATGGGACTCCGCGTGGTGCAGACTTCCGGGGCTCCCATCACGGTCGGTCAGGCGATCATCCGGAATTTCCTCCGGTTTGTGGATTGCATCCCCGCGCCCTTTCCCGGCGTTCCGTTTGTCACCTATGGTTTCGGGCTCGCCAGTTGTCTGGCCACGAAACGCTTCCAACGCCTCGGCGATCTCGCCGCCGGGACGGTGGTGGTCTACGACCGCATCCCGCCCGAGCCGGTGGTCGCCGCTCCGCCGCCGATGGCCTCGGTGCGGCCTCCCGTGCTGCTCACTGCCGATGAGGTCCGCGCCCTCGCCATCTTCCGGGACCGCGCCGGCCTGTGGTCCGAGGCGCGCCGGATCGAGATCGCGGACCACGCTTCCGAACTCAGCGGCGGAAAAGGTCCGCTCGGCGTGGGCCGCCTGATGGCGATGGCCCACTGGCTTCAGGAAAAACGCGACCAACGATGA
- a CDS encoding DUF6428 family protein — protein sequence MTLSELKDLLAHHGERLFRITLPGGKAVPLSFHVTEVGRLHKTFLDCGGKRRESITCQLQVWVGPDYDHRIETGKMAAILNKAREIVPDGSVPVEIEYEDQVISQYTIARHELTGEAVILHLEHKHTECLAPELCGLPALERLPAIGGKPHCGPRGCC from the coding sequence ATGACCCTCTCCGAACTCAAGGACCTGCTCGCCCATCATGGAGAGCGCCTCTTCCGGATCACCTTGCCAGGAGGGAAAGCGGTGCCGCTTTCGTTCCACGTCACCGAGGTGGGAAGGCTGCACAAGACCTTCCTCGATTGCGGGGGCAAACGCCGCGAATCGATCACCTGCCAGCTCCAGGTGTGGGTGGGGCCCGACTACGACCACCGGATCGAAACCGGAAAAATGGCCGCCATCCTGAACAAGGCCCGGGAGATCGTCCCCGATGGCTCGGTCCCGGTGGAGATCGAATACGAGGACCAGGTCATTTCCCAATACACCATCGCCCGCCACGAGTTGACCGGGGAAGCCGTGATCCTCCACTTGGAACACAAGCACACCGAGTGCCTCGCCCCTGAATTGTGCGGCCTGCCCGCCCTCGAACGCCTGCCGGCGATCGGAGGAAAACCCCATTGCGGTCCACGTGGCTGCTGCTGA
- a CDS encoding NAD(+)/NADH kinase, with product MKVGILANPQKSDARRVIGELREALARHGIESVLEAVTAEWVGEPGGVAGRDFQKEVDFAAVLGGDGTMLHAVARLGVFEKPVAGINIGTLGFLTSCTDDELELFASSLATGKYRTSRRTLLEARVCDNGEPMDPFYALNEITLARGQTGRLVSLLASVDGEVLNHYRADGLIVATPTGSTAYSLSAGGPLIEPAAKVFLITPICPHSLSQRSLVLSDEVEIVLSPERKEEGPMLFTVDGRETVQISTGTRIIVRKAPHGFHLLRLEGRSFYEALRQKLKWAGV from the coding sequence GTGAAAGTCGGCATCCTTGCCAATCCCCAGAAGTCCGATGCCCGCAGGGTGATCGGAGAATTGCGCGAAGCATTGGCCCGCCACGGCATTGAATCGGTGCTCGAGGCCGTGACCGCCGAGTGGGTCGGCGAGCCCGGCGGGGTGGCCGGACGCGATTTCCAGAAGGAAGTCGATTTTGCCGCGGTGCTCGGCGGCGATGGTACCATGCTCCACGCGGTGGCCCGCCTCGGCGTGTTCGAAAAACCCGTCGCCGGCATCAACATCGGCACCCTCGGGTTCCTGACGAGCTGTACCGATGACGAGCTCGAGCTTTTCGCCTCCTCCCTGGCCACCGGAAAATACCGCACCAGTCGCCGCACCCTGCTCGAAGCCCGCGTGTGTGACAACGGTGAGCCGATGGACCCGTTCTACGCGCTCAATGAAATCACCCTCGCCCGCGGCCAGACGGGTCGTCTGGTCTCGCTGCTCGCCAGTGTCGATGGCGAGGTGCTCAACCACTACCGCGCGGACGGCCTGATCGTCGCCACCCCGACTGGCTCGACGGCCTACTCGCTTTCGGCCGGTGGTCCGCTCATCGAGCCCGCCGCGAAGGTGTTCCTGATCACCCCGATCTGTCCCCACAGCCTCAGCCAGCGCTCGCTGGTGCTTTCCGACGAGGTCGAGATCGTGCTCTCGCCGGAACGGAAAGAAGAGGGGCCGATGCTGTTCACCGTGGATGGCCGGGAAACCGTGCAGATCTCCACCGGCACCCGGATCATCGTCCGGAAGGCCCCCCACGGGTTCCACCTGCTGAGGCTGGAGGGCCGCTCGTTCTACGAGGCCCTGCGCCAGAAACTGAAGTGGGCCGGGGTTTGA
- a CDS encoding FAD-dependent monooxygenase, protein MKIGAGTVMAMNPRGEPGVAIVGGGIGGLATAVALVQSGIPCMVYEAAPRLTDAGAGITLWANAGRVLEALGILPEVLRCGSGLTELQLRNPKGEVLSRTNLADFGGSPLCVPRGDLIRCLAASVQPERLKTDHALSGIQEEGGGYRLTFENGQDAWHPAVVGADGIHSRVRAWLHGERPARYAGYVCWRGLARVPVEKGIFFESWGEGRRFGLAPCGDGMVYWYATLNAAAGHRPDRHRPALLETFADWEPRVAAAIEATPEDGILLHDIRDRPVLRRWGRGACTLLGDAAHPSTPNLGQGGGMALEDALYFARCLSSQSDITTAFRLYEAGRGARTRRVVELSARMGRVSQLGTPGLWKLRNHAIRLLPSSGFRNQIAPLHRHDPTVIP, encoded by the coding sequence ATGAAAATAGGGGCGGGCACAGTGATGGCGATGAATCCAAGGGGGGAGCCGGGAGTGGCGATTGTTGGCGGCGGAATTGGTGGCTTGGCCACCGCGGTTGCCTTGGTGCAATCGGGGATTCCGTGCATGGTTTACGAGGCCGCTCCGCGCCTGACTGATGCCGGGGCGGGCATCACGTTGTGGGCGAATGCGGGTCGGGTTTTGGAGGCTCTCGGGATCTTGCCCGAGGTGCTGCGCTGTGGTTCGGGGCTGACGGAACTCCAGCTCCGGAATCCGAAGGGTGAGGTGTTGAGCCGGACCAATCTGGCGGATTTCGGGGGGAGTCCCTTGTGCGTGCCGCGTGGGGACCTGATCCGGTGTCTGGCGGCGTCCGTCCAACCGGAGCGTCTGAAAACCGATCATGCTCTCTCCGGGATTCAGGAGGAGGGTGGTGGCTATCGGCTCACGTTTGAGAATGGACAAGACGCATGGCATCCCGCGGTGGTGGGAGCGGATGGGATTCATTCCCGGGTGCGCGCTTGGCTCCACGGTGAGCGTCCGGCCCGTTACGCGGGCTATGTCTGCTGGCGAGGCTTGGCGCGGGTGCCGGTGGAGAAGGGGATTTTCTTCGAATCCTGGGGCGAGGGACGGCGCTTCGGGCTCGCTCCCTGTGGAGACGGCATGGTGTACTGGTATGCCACACTCAATGCAGCCGCAGGCCATCGTCCGGATCGGCATCGACCGGCGTTGTTGGAGACCTTCGCGGATTGGGAGCCCCGGGTTGCCGCCGCCATCGAAGCCACGCCGGAAGACGGCATCCTCCTGCATGACATCCGGGACCGTCCGGTCCTCCGGCGTTGGGGGCGCGGTGCCTGCACGCTGTTGGGCGATGCCGCCCACCCCTCTACCCCGAACCTTGGACAAGGTGGGGGAATGGCTTTGGAGGATGCTCTCTATTTCGCCCGCTGCCTTTCGAGCCAATCCGACATCACCACCGCCTTCCGCCTCTATGAAGCCGGTCGTGGAGCCCGAACCCGGCGGGTGGTGGAACTCTCCGCGCGGATGGGGCGGGTGTCCCAGCTTGGAACGCCGGGGCTCTGGAAGCTGCGGAACCATGCCATCCGCCTCCTGCCATCCTCCGGCTTCCGGAACCAAATCGCGCCGCTCCATCGCCACGATCCCACGGTCATTCCGTGA
- a CDS encoding aquaporin: MKRLLAEFLGTFILLFAGTGAIVINQASGGAIGHPGIALVFGLVVLAMIHTFGDVSGAHLNPAVSLGFAVAGRFPWRDLPGYVAAQFAGAFAASGLLKLLFPASATLGATLPAGSGTQSFILEIVLTAILMLVILSVSTGAKEKGITAGIAIGSVIALEAMFAGPICGASMNPARSLAPALVSGHFEHLWLYPVATVLGALIAIPLCIGVREPGCCGGKC; the protein is encoded by the coding sequence ATGAAACGCCTGCTCGCCGAATTCCTCGGCACCTTCATCCTGCTCTTCGCAGGGACCGGGGCCATCGTGATCAACCAAGCCTCGGGAGGTGCCATCGGTCACCCGGGCATTGCCCTGGTGTTCGGCCTCGTGGTGCTGGCGATGATCCACACCTTCGGCGACGTCAGCGGGGCCCACTTGAATCCGGCGGTGTCGCTGGGATTTGCGGTGGCGGGGCGGTTTCCCTGGCGGGATCTCCCGGGTTACGTGGCAGCCCAGTTCGCCGGGGCTTTCGCCGCCAGCGGCCTGCTGAAGCTCTTGTTTCCGGCTTCTGCCACACTGGGCGCCACCCTGCCCGCGGGAAGCGGGACACAGAGCTTCATCCTCGAAATCGTCCTGACCGCCATCCTGATGCTGGTGATCCTCAGCGTTTCCACGGGCGCGAAGGAAAAAGGCATCACGGCGGGCATCGCCATCGGCTCGGTGATCGCGCTGGAAGCGATGTTCGCCGGACCGATCTGCGGGGCATCGATGAACCCCGCCCGGTCGCTGGCCCCGGCGCTGGTCAGCGGACATTTCGAACATCTCTGGCTCTATCCGGTGGCGACCGTCCTCGGCGCGTTGATCGCCATCCCTCTCTGCATCGGCGTCCGCGAGCCGGGTTGCTGCGGCGGCAAATGCTGA
- a CDS encoding metalloregulator ArsR/SmtB family transcription factor — protein MTENFVSIFQALGDETRWRIVSLVKDEALCVCELADILVMPQSSVSSHVQILRKAGMFESERCGKWTYFRIEPRTRALLGDIARHFPTTPGPRLEADAARAAARLEVRAQSCCRGPKALLGKSSTTDCCQP, from the coding sequence GTGACGGAGAACTTCGTTTCTATTTTCCAAGCGCTGGGTGACGAGACGCGATGGCGCATCGTCTCGCTGGTGAAGGATGAGGCGCTGTGCGTTTGCGAATTGGCGGACATCCTGGTGATGCCCCAGTCCTCCGTCTCCAGCCACGTGCAGATCCTGCGCAAGGCCGGGATGTTCGAAAGCGAACGCTGCGGGAAGTGGACCTACTTCCGGATCGAACCCCGGACCCGGGCACTGCTGGGCGATATCGCGAGGCACTTCCCCACCACTCCCGGTCCGCGATTGGAAGCGGATGCGGCACGCGCCGCCGCGCGCCTCGAAGTGCGGGCACAAAGCTGCTGCCGGGGACCCAAGGCTCTTCTCGGAAAAAGCTCCACCACCGACTGCTGCCAGCCATGA